The genome window AGCGCACCCGGCTGACGACATTTCTGCAAGCGCCCCTGGAAGCATCCGCCCCGTTCCAACGCTGGAAAGCCCGCCGTGATCGCGCATTGATCGCGGTTTTTCTCGGCGGAGGGTTAAAGGTTGGCGAAACGCGGTTATTGACCGTTAGTTGCATTGAAGCCTTGCCGTTTTTGCTGATTGAAACAGCTAATCCGGCTTTTACCCGCCGCACGCACTTGCTTCCTTTTGCCGTCACAGCGCTGGAGGTTTGGCTCGCGGAGCGGCAACGTCATGCGTTTTCTGGTGACCTGTTATTTCCTGCTTCGCTTTCAGGCGGCCCGATGCACAAAGCGACCGTATTACGTGCCGTGGATACGCTGGTTGAGGCAGCGGACGTCATCTCGGCACGGCAACAGCGTGTCAGCCCGCAAACGCTGCGAAACGCGTTTGCAGCGAGTCTTTTTGAATGTAATACCGATCACGATGTGATCCAGCAGTGGCTGGGATTAATTCAGCCTGTGTCGATTGCCCGCTTGCATCTGGCATGGCAGGCATGGTGTGTTCAGCAAGAGGAGCCCGTTAGTGTTGGTCCGGTGGGTGCCCCATGGCCGCCTGAGCTGGCCATCACTTCCACAGACGCTCCAACAACCGCTCCCGAATAAGCTCACTGTCAGTCTCATGAGGTTTTTCACACCCCATCAGACAATGAGCCGGCTGAAAAAAACCCAGCAATGGCCTCCAGCCGTGAAGACCTGGCTCCAGATGAATGCTCACATTCCGGGCAAGCCAGTTCATGCTGGCCATCGGTTTGAAAAAGCTCGGGCTCCCCAGTCTTGCACTGAGGGCAATGCTGCGGCAGCGATATCTGCGCATCCAGTTTCGAGCCGATGATCTGTAGTTCATCAGCGCTTAAACGTCCAGAAAGCGCCTGCCTGTAAAGCAAGGCGGCAAGCGCCGGATCTGCATCCTGTTGCTTTCGCAGTTCAGCCAGCTCCTGGTTTAGCGCGTCAAGTGCTTCTGCTTGTTCTTCAACCTGAGCGCTAAACCGGTCCGATTGTGCTTTGGTTACGGCTAACTGCTGCAGAAACTCAAACTCCTTCCGATTCGCCTCTCTCGTCCCTGACTGATACGTTGCCGCCATGCCACGCAAGGTATCCAGTTCAACCAGCAGAGGTTTTACCCGGCGCTCCGCGGCATCAATTGCGTCTTTTATTTGTTGTGCGTAGTGCTCGGTTCGTTCGCGCAATTCGACATGCAGTTCTTCGACACGCTCTCGTAATACCGTATTAGCAGCGCGTTCTGTATCTAGATGAGTTTGCAGCGCGTGCGTTTCCGTTTGCATGCGTTGTGTGGCGGATTGCAGCGCGTCTTGATGTACGCCGCGCTGGAGATGAGCGCTGGTCAACTCAGCCTCCAGCTCACGAATCCGTTGCCGGGCCGCTTCGGTTTTTTCTTCTTCCCGGCGAACTGATTCATCCGAGCTATCCAGACGAATGCTGGCTTCGTGGGCATTTTTTTCCGCCGACTGGACCTGAGCCTGAAATTGTTGCCGCTCTTCCTCTAGTTCAGCTCGGGCGGAGCGCAGCGCTTCTTCAAAAAGTGTCTGGAGCAGTTCACCCGCGCGTTCTTCAAGGAGAGGTGGAATGACGCCTGTGCCGATCCGGATTTTGGATGCGCTGCGAATACGCTCCCAAAAATGATCGATGTCTTTTGGAATATCGCTCGCACTCCCTGTTTGCGTGAGATCGCGGACCGTTGCCATGGTTGGACGAATGCCTAGATCAAAAAATAGCCGTTTGCACGCATGAAGTGACATTTCTTGCCGTTTACTGCCACTTTTGCGCATTTTTTGGAGTTCTTCGCGGATATTGGCGCGTATTTCATCTAGATTCATCAGCGAACCTGCTTAGGTCAGAAAAGTTCAAATAATAACAAATTACGTATTTTTTTATACGTTTTATTTGGCCATTGATGCGCTGAAGATGCTTACCCCAATCAAGTTGGAAATAGACTGATTGGTGCTTGTTATCACGCCATCTTTTGTGAAACAACATCTATATTTTGCTGTAAGTTGTTGATAACAAATGGTTAATCCGTTATCCAAGATTTTTTGCAGTGTTTCACAGGAGGATGCGCAGTCAGAAAAGAGATTTATCTCTGAGCACACAAACAGCTTGTTGAGAGTATTAGAAGTAAACACCCTTGAACCTTGTTAAAAACGTTAACGCTTGGTGAAACCCTTGCCAGGAAAGCGTTTGCGCCAGCCAAGGTGAAGCTCTGCGGGAGCCTGGGTGAGGGCATGCAGGATGGAAAGGTGCTCGGATTCGGGGGCGTGGGTGAGACAGTCCGGGATAGAACGTGAGTGAGTTCAGGAGAGAGATCGATTGTGAGCAATTGCCAAGGTGAGATTTTTCGGGACCTGATGAGTTGTCTGGCCCGTTATACCTAGCTCGGTTGGTTAGGGATCTGATGAATCACGGTGAGATTATTCAGGATGGTAAAAACACCCTGTTCGGCAAGGTTTGAGGGGGTGAATTGATGGACCGGTGAGCGTTAACAGGAAAAAAACAGATCACGAGGTGAGACTTTTCAGGGGCTGGAGGCTGATCTCAAGCCAGGATTGGGTCCCAGAGAAGGTTGAGGTGAGGTTTTACGGGACGTTAGTCTCCGGGCAGCCCGGAAATACCGCTGATTTATCAGAGGTGAGCCTATTCGGGAGCGGTGCTAAATGCCTCGCCGCCAAGGTGCGGAATAGGTTTAGAAGCAGAAAGGTGAGGGTTTTCGGGGGAGTATTCGGCGATGAGATGCGCTTCGAACCCGTCTGTATTCCGGGAAAGTTGGTAGTCACTCTCATTTAAATCGTTCTAAATCAACATATTGCTTGTTCAGGATTGGCCTTCGCCCTTTCATAAGGTGAGTGTTTCCGGGAGGCTTAATTTTTGTGCTGTTGTAGCCGGTGTGATGCGCCAGGTTTTATAAAGGTGAGGGAATTCGGGGGAGGTATTGAAGCAGGTGCGAGGCTGTGTATCGGGTAAGTACCGGAAACGATTGAGTATTTTTTTGAACCAGGCAGCAGGTGAGAGTTTTCGGGAGCTGTTTTATCGAGTGTTTCTGGCCAGCCGGGATGATTTTCATGGTGATGTTGCTGGCAAAGGTGAGGGTTTTCGGGTGCTTGGCAAACGGACTTTTTCTGGCAGATAAGTGGCGGGCCACGTCATTTCAGGGGCTGGCGGCGATTTAGGTGAGCGTTTTCGGGAGATGAAACGAACTCTGCAGATGGCGAGCACCCGCAGCGAACGTTTTCATCACATATGCCCCTGTTTTTTGCTGCAGAGACAGGTCGTTTTGTAGTGTTTTGTCTGATGAAAATTCTCAAAGATGAAAAAGCCAGCCGAATTGCACTGGAGTCGTGAAACTGCGACAGATTTTTTCGGTGAGGTGATACGGGAGCT of Paraburkholderia bonniea contains these proteins:
- a CDS encoding tyrosine-type recombinase/integrase, producing MPLRASWPTRPSPADLFNQQREDWYLAPRLAFDAWLAQQAFRASSAEVYRAQWGLFLDWLAAQGQTLQTVDTRSIALFVAGLSIRKPQRARYLRLIERVLDHIRAIEFASTNPARFIAQDGAAAWREADNNDPTGFLSAAERTRLTTFLQAPLEASAPFQRWKARRDRALIAVFLGGGLKVGETRLLTVSCIEALPFLLIETANPAFTRRTHLLPFAVTALEVWLAERQRHAFSGDLLFPASLSGGPMHKATVLRAVDTLVEAADVISARQQRVSPQTLRNAFAASLFECNTDHDVIQQWLGLIQPVSIARLHLAWQAWCVQQEEPVSVGPVGAPWPPELAITSTDAPTTAPE
- a CDS encoding DNA-binding protein, whose translation is MNLDEIRANIREELQKMRKSGSKRQEMSLHACKRLFFDLGIRPTMATVRDLTQTGSASDIPKDIDHFWERIRSASKIRIGTGVIPPLLEERAGELLQTLFEEALRSARAELEEERQQFQAQVQSAEKNAHEASIRLDSSDESVRREEEKTEAARQRIRELEAELTSAHLQRGVHQDALQSATQRMQTETHALQTHLDTERAANTVLRERVEELHVELRERTEHYAQQIKDAIDAAERRVKPLLVELDTLRGMAATYQSGTREANRKEFEFLQQLAVTKAQSDRFSAQVEEQAEALDALNQELAELRKQQDADPALAALLYRQALSGRLSADELQIIGSKLDAQISLPQHCPQCKTGEPELFQTDGQHELACPECEHSSGARSSRLEAIAGFFSAGSLSDGV